A section of the Rhizobium sp. Pop5 genome encodes:
- a CDS encoding sensor histidine kinase, whose product MTSAYSLRRRLLFWLLVSTAVIGTLALADTYREAVQTSNIVSDRVLAGSALAIAERVVVAEDGTLQVDIPYVALEMLTSAAQDRVFYRVDGPPGQFITGYQSLPVLKKAPSEAAAFADDSFRGEPIRVATLERSASTGIRSVPFVVTVAETTIARRQLAQAILVRSALRLAFMILGAAVIVWISVTVALRPLYKLGDAIGERSPDDLHPIEETVPSEVEPLVGTVNSFMVRLQSALDALRHFTGNASHQLRTPLAIIRTQLALSARAGSLDEAQAAALKGDQAVAHAERILAQLLLMAKIDAATAKEALTASAIDLAAIAQEITGEQIPTAAVAGIDLGFEGESPAMIRAEPLLIGEMLRNLAGNAIAYAGKGAEVTVRIIAASETIRLEVEDNGPGIPSEKLEAVRGRFSRGNDSGAPGAGLGLPIVEEIANLFNAALTLEPGAGGRGLKAAVTFAKAA is encoded by the coding sequence ATGACATCAGCCTATTCGCTCAGGCGCCGCCTGCTCTTCTGGCTGCTGGTATCGACGGCCGTCATCGGAACGCTGGCGCTCGCCGATACCTATCGCGAGGCCGTCCAGACGTCGAATATCGTATCCGACCGCGTGCTCGCCGGCTCGGCACTGGCGATCGCCGAGCGAGTCGTCGTCGCCGAGGATGGAACGCTGCAGGTCGATATCCCCTATGTCGCGCTTGAAATGCTGACCTCGGCCGCGCAGGATCGCGTCTTCTACCGGGTCGATGGCCCGCCGGGCCAGTTCATCACCGGCTACCAGTCCCTGCCGGTCCTCAAGAAAGCGCCGAGCGAGGCCGCCGCCTTCGCCGACGACAGCTTCCGCGGCGAGCCGATCCGTGTGGCGACGCTCGAACGCTCCGCCTCGACCGGTATCCGCTCCGTACCCTTCGTCGTCACCGTCGCCGAGACCACCATCGCCCGCCGGCAATTGGCCCAAGCAATCCTCGTCCGCTCGGCGCTACGCCTCGCTTTCATGATCCTGGGCGCGGCCGTCATCGTCTGGATCTCCGTCACCGTGGCGCTTCGTCCCCTCTACAAGCTTGGTGACGCCATCGGCGAGCGCAGTCCCGACGACCTGCATCCGATCGAGGAGACCGTGCCGAGCGAAGTCGAGCCGCTGGTCGGAACGGTCAACTCCTTCATGGTCCGCCTGCAATCGGCGCTCGATGCCTTACGACACTTCACCGGCAATGCCAGCCATCAGCTGCGCACGCCGCTCGCGATCATCCGCACCCAGCTCGCCCTTTCCGCCCGCGCCGGATCGCTTGACGAGGCCCAGGCGGCGGCGCTGAAGGGCGATCAGGCCGTTGCGCATGCCGAGCGCATCCTTGCCCAGCTTCTCCTGATGGCGAAGATCGACGCCGCCACTGCCAAGGAGGCGCTGACCGCCTCCGCCATCGATCTTGCAGCCATCGCCCAGGAAATCACCGGCGAGCAGATCCCGACGGCCGCGGTCGCCGGCATCGATCTCGGCTTCGAGGGCGAGAGCCCGGCGATGATCCGCGCCGAGCCGCTGCTGATCGGCGAAATGCTGCGCAATCTCGCCGGCAATGCCATCGCCTATGCCGGCAAGGGAGCCGAAGTTACCGTCCGCATCATCGCCGCTTCTGAGACGATCCGCCTCGAAGTCGAGGATAATGGCCCCGGCATTCCCAGTGAGAAACTGGAGGCCGTACGCGGGCGTTTTTCGCGCGGCAATGATTCCGGCGCGCCAGGCGCCGGCCTCGGCCTGCCGATCGTCGAAGAAATCGCCAATCTTTTCAACGCCGCCCTGACACTGGAGCCGGGCGCGGGCGGCAGGGGGCTGAAGGCGGCGGTCACCTTTGCCAAGGCGGCGTAA